The window GTTTAACTGCGTTGAGATCAAGCATTTCGGTATTCATTGAATTGAATTCCTGAATGTCGTTCATTTCTCGTTGCCCCTTATCGAAGTATTTTTCGTAGTTGAGGTCACGCTTGTCGCAGGGGACACGGAAGAAGTCGCCCATGTCTTCGGCGTGGGCGCATTCTTCTTTGGTGAGAAGAGTCTCGTACATTTTCTCCCCGTGACGGATGCCGATAATTTTTGTCTCGGCCTCTTTATTGAAGAGTTCTTTTACAGCCTGAGCCAAAACAGCGATGGTGCAGGCTGGGGCCTTTTGTACCATGATGTCGCCGTTGGCGGCATGCTCAAAGGCAAACACTACGAGGTCAACAGCCTCTTCAAGGTTCATGATGAAGCGTGTCATCGCCGGTTCGGTTATTGTAAGAGGGAGTCCGGACTTTATCTGTTCGACAAAACGCGGGATGACGGAGCCGCGCGAGGCCATGACGTTGCCGTAACGTGTGCAGCAGATTGTTGTCTTTACCGGATCTACGGTGCGGGACTTGGCGATGACGACCTTTTCCATCATTGCCTTTGAGGTACCCATGGCGTTGATTGGATAGGCCGCTTTGTCTGTAGACAGGCAAATGATCTTTTTAACACCATATTCGATGGCGGCGGAGAGAACGTTGTCGGTACCGATAATGTTCGTCTTAGCGGCCTCAAGCGGGAAGAACTCGCATGACGGCACCTGTTTTAAGGCCGCCGCGTGAAAGACATAATCCACGCCGTGCATGGCGTTTCTGATGCTGTTTATGTCGCGCACGTCGCCGATGTAGAACTTTATCTTCTCGTTGTTGCGGTACTCGGTGCGCATGTCGTCCTGCTTCTTTTCGTCACGTGAGAAGATGCGGATCTCTTTTATCTCCGTGTTGAGGAAACGATCCAGTACCGCGTGGCCGAAGGAACCGGTGCCGCCTGTGATGAGTAAAGTCTTATTAAACATTACAAACAACCTCTGCTTCAGAAAAATATTTATCAATCCTGTCCATAAGCATTCTCTTTTCATAATGTTGAATGAAATATCCGCGGGCCTTTTTTCGCATCTCTTTTAACTCTTCAGAGGACAGCCTAGTGAGTTCAACAATCTTTTCCGCTAGACTGACGGCATCTCCGGCATTGCAGCAATATCCAGCGCCGCTATCTTCTATAACCTGCTGGATCTCTCCGTTTGCAGAAACAATGAGTGGAATTCCACATGCTAGTAAGGATTGAAGCTTGGAGGGGAGTGTC is drawn from Cloacibacillus porcorum and contains these coding sequences:
- a CDS encoding polysaccharide biosynthesis protein gives rise to the protein MFNKTLLITGGTGSFGHAVLDRFLNTEIKEIRIFSRDEKKQDDMRTEYRNNEKIKFYIGDVRDINSIRNAMHGVDYVFHAAALKQVPSCEFFPLEAAKTNIIGTDNVLSAAIEYGVKKIICLSTDKAAYPINAMGTSKAMMEKVVIAKSRTVDPVKTTICCTRYGNVMASRGSVIPRFVEQIKSGLPLTITEPAMTRFIMNLEEAVDLVVFAFEHAANGDIMVQKAPACTIAVLAQAVKELFNKEAETKIIGIRHGEKMYETLLTKEECAHAEDMGDFFRVPCDKRDLNYEKYFDKGQREMNDIQEFNSMNTEMLDLNAVKQKLLMLPYIQTELAAGGEKYEI